A stretch of Usitatibacter palustris DNA encodes these proteins:
- a CDS encoding SGNH/GDSL hydrolase family protein → MNHSQRGRRAVIAFAWAFASAFAFAQDGSHWVASWGTAQMVPEGANVLAPELWRDSSLRQIVRVSLGGQRVRVRLSNAFGTTPLIVEAASLAKSEGPGKAGIDEKTAQALTFNGRAAVMIPAGAEYYSDPLAFEHAAGTDFAISMYFKGEPVRQTGHPGSRTNSFITRGNRIKESGWSEVVKVTRWYNIADIEVMAPRSVGVVVAIGDSITDGHGATTDGNDRWTDALVARLAREKAPAMGVVNAGIGGGRMLRDGLGPSVTARFDRDVISRSGVTHVIIHIGVNDLGGQHRNAEDLPEARAKLLDDLKTAYRQVADRARAQKVCVIGATITPYVGSDYYRPNADNEADRQALNAWIRNSGTFDAVADFDAAIRDPAQPERMHKDYDKGDGLHQSPAGFRAMAEAIPLAALRPGCK, encoded by the coding sequence ATGAACCACAGTCAACGCGGCCGCCGCGCCGTGATCGCATTTGCATGGGCCTTCGCGAGCGCTTTCGCCTTCGCCCAGGACGGCAGCCACTGGGTCGCCTCGTGGGGCACCGCGCAGATGGTCCCGGAAGGCGCGAATGTCCTCGCGCCCGAGCTCTGGCGCGATTCGAGCCTCCGGCAGATCGTGCGCGTGTCGCTCGGCGGGCAACGGGTCCGCGTGCGGCTTTCGAACGCATTCGGCACGACGCCGCTGATCGTCGAAGCCGCGAGCCTTGCGAAGTCCGAAGGACCAGGGAAGGCGGGCATCGACGAGAAGACCGCCCAGGCGCTGACCTTCAATGGCCGCGCGGCCGTGATGATTCCCGCCGGCGCGGAGTACTACAGCGATCCGCTCGCCTTCGAGCACGCCGCCGGCACCGACTTCGCGATCTCGATGTACTTCAAGGGCGAGCCGGTGCGCCAGACGGGGCACCCGGGGTCGCGGACGAACAGTTTCATCACGCGGGGCAATCGCATCAAGGAATCGGGCTGGTCCGAGGTGGTGAAGGTGACCCGCTGGTACAACATCGCCGACATCGAGGTGATGGCGCCGCGCAGTGTGGGCGTCGTCGTGGCGATCGGCGATTCGATCACCGACGGCCATGGAGCCACCACGGACGGCAACGATCGCTGGACCGATGCCCTGGTTGCGCGGCTTGCGCGCGAGAAGGCGCCGGCGATGGGTGTCGTGAACGCGGGTATTGGCGGCGGCCGCATGTTGCGCGATGGCCTCGGACCCAGCGTCACCGCGCGCTTCGACCGTGATGTGATCTCGCGTAGCGGCGTCACGCACGTGATCATCCACATTGGCGTAAACGATCTCGGCGGCCAGCATCGCAACGCGGAGGACTTGCCCGAGGCGCGCGCCAAGTTGCTCGACGACCTGAAGACCGCCTACAGGCAGGTCGCCGATCGCGCCCGCGCACAGAAGGTCTGCGTCATCGGCGCAACCATCACGCCGTACGTGGGCAGCGACTACTACCGCCCCAACGCCGACAACGAAGCCGATCGCCAGGCGCTCAACGCGTGGATCCGCAACTCCGGCACGTTCGATGCCGTCGCGGATTTCGACGCGGCCATTCGCGACCCCGCGCAGCCCGAGCGCATGCACAAGGACTACGACAAGGGCGACGGCCTGCATCAGTCGCCGGCCGGATTCCGTGCGATGGCCGAAGCCATCCCGCTCGCCGCCCTTCGCCCCGGCTGCAAGTGA
- a CDS encoding glycoside hydrolase family 43 protein translates to MKLLAALVCALLAGCASTPSPMVTYRNPVLPGFHADPSVCRMGEDYYLATSSFEYFPGVPIYHSRDLVHWRQVGHALTRESQLPLKGQKASKGIFAPTIRCHGDTLYMITSNIDNGGDFYVHTKNPAGEWSEPVWIKQKEWSMDPSLFFDDDGKVYYTRHGGGRNGGVYQAQIDIASGKLSAEPRLIWPGTGGIWPEGPHLYKVNGWYYLLISEGGTSYGHMLTMARSKSPWGPFEANPANPILTHKARPDLPLQAVGHADLVQTNAGHWWLVMLGVRPVDRHHHIGRETLLSPAAWDENGWLRVNNGQPLQVEMSAAGLPPPAHWMAEPPRDDFDSPKLGVKWAHLRGPATGLWSLTERPGYLRLKGSKDTLEDVATPAFVARRQEHFRVRAATRLEYTPAAPSHAAGLVLRQTESDHYVLRVTGAPEARVELVTRVKNVTTILASQPLPAGAVTLEVEAFPDRYEFRYTAGSGSKQPIGQAPTQPLSSEKTGGFTGVFIGMYATGAAGEVANPADFAWFDYEPLEIGIP, encoded by the coding sequence GTGAAGCTGCTCGCGGCGCTCGTGTGCGCGCTGCTCGCGGGTTGCGCGAGCACGCCCTCGCCGATGGTGACGTATCGCAACCCGGTGCTGCCCGGATTCCACGCGGACCCGAGTGTCTGCCGCATGGGCGAGGACTACTACCTCGCGACGAGCAGCTTCGAGTATTTCCCGGGTGTTCCGATCTATCACAGCCGCGATCTCGTTCATTGGCGCCAGGTCGGCCACGCGCTCACGCGCGAGAGCCAGTTGCCGCTCAAGGGCCAGAAGGCCTCGAAGGGCATCTTCGCGCCGACGATCCGCTGCCACGGCGACACGCTCTACATGATCACCAGCAACATCGACAACGGCGGCGACTTCTACGTCCACACGAAGAATCCCGCGGGCGAGTGGTCGGAGCCGGTGTGGATCAAGCAGAAGGAATGGTCGATGGACCCGTCGCTCTTCTTCGACGACGACGGGAAGGTGTACTACACGCGCCATGGGGGAGGGCGCAACGGCGGCGTGTACCAGGCCCAGATCGATATCGCGAGCGGAAAACTTTCGGCCGAGCCGCGCCTCATCTGGCCGGGCACCGGCGGCATCTGGCCCGAGGGTCCGCACCTATATAAGGTGAACGGCTGGTACTACCTGCTGATCTCCGAGGGCGGAACGTCGTACGGGCACATGCTCACGATGGCGCGCTCGAAGTCGCCGTGGGGACCGTTCGAGGCGAATCCCGCGAACCCGATCCTCACACACAAGGCGCGGCCCGACCTTCCGCTGCAGGCCGTTGGCCACGCGGACCTCGTCCAGACGAACGCGGGACATTGGTGGCTCGTGATGCTCGGCGTCCGCCCCGTCGATCGGCATCACCATATCGGGCGCGAAACGCTGCTCAGCCCCGCGGCGTGGGATGAGAACGGCTGGCTGCGCGTGAACAACGGGCAGCCGCTGCAAGTGGAGATGAGTGCCGCGGGATTGCCGCCGCCGGCGCACTGGATGGCCGAACCGCCGCGCGATGATTTCGACAGCCCGAAGCTTGGCGTGAAGTGGGCGCATCTGCGTGGACCCGCGACGGGCCTGTGGTCGTTGACGGAGCGGCCCGGCTACCTGCGGCTCAAGGGTTCGAAGGACACGCTCGAGGATGTCGCCACTCCGGCGTTCGTTGCCCGGCGCCAGGAGCATTTTCGCGTGCGCGCTGCGACCCGCCTCGAGTACACGCCGGCCGCGCCGTCGCACGCGGCGGGGCTGGTGCTTCGCCAGACGGAGTCCGACCACTACGTGCTTCGCGTGACGGGCGCACCCGAGGCGCGCGTCGAGCTGGTGACGCGCGTGAAGAACGTCACGACCATCCTTGCATCGCAACCGTTGCCGGCGGGCGCCGTGACGCTCGAGGTCGAAGCCTTCCCGGATCGCTACGAATTTCGCTACACCGCTGGATCGGGTTCGAAGCAACCCATCGGGCAAGCGCCGACGCAGCCGCTGTCATCGGAAAAGACCGGAGGATTCACGGGTGTCTTCATTGGCATGTATGCGACAGGCGCGGCAGGTGAAGTCGCCAACCCGGCCGACTTCGCCTGGTTCGACTATGAGCCGCTGGAAATCGGCATTCCTTAG
- a CDS encoding endo-1,4-beta-xylanase, which yields MTSRRDFSKLLLGAGAGALLPFSTHASEPFESLDAIGRKKGLRFGNAMGISASGVRAGSRFHDAGYQALNARECGVIVAENETKWQALRPRPDTFRFAQADEMFAWATANKILVRGHTLIWQPPKWMPKWVNEYDFGAQPKKEAERLLTEHVSTVCKHFGKTIVSYDVVNETIDPKTGEMRVNVFTERLGAMDQVDLMFRLAKEHAPHAELVYNDYMSWGAGYTKHRAGVLKLLAEFRKRGTPVTALGLQSHIGSTEDGVEPPTGDSHVREWRRFLDEVTAMGYDLLITEFDVHDRHFPSDIAVRDAAVASLAKTYLDLTLSYPRLHTVMTWGLADNASWLQDMDRQPRTDGMPKRPCPYDAQLKAKPMRTAMADAFRAMPNRK from the coding sequence ATGACCTCACGCCGCGACTTCTCGAAGCTCCTCCTCGGTGCCGGCGCCGGCGCTCTCCTCCCGTTCTCGACACATGCCAGCGAGCCCTTCGAGTCGCTCGATGCGATCGGCCGCAAGAAGGGCCTCCGATTCGGCAATGCGATGGGCATCTCCGCGAGCGGCGTGCGCGCGGGCTCGCGCTTCCACGACGCGGGTTACCAGGCGCTCAACGCGCGCGAGTGCGGCGTGATCGTCGCGGAGAACGAGACCAAGTGGCAGGCCTTGCGCCCGCGCCCGGACACCTTCCGTTTCGCGCAGGCCGACGAGATGTTCGCGTGGGCCACGGCGAACAAGATCCTGGTGCGCGGCCACACGCTCATCTGGCAGCCGCCCAAGTGGATGCCCAAGTGGGTGAACGAATACGACTTCGGGGCGCAGCCCAAGAAGGAAGCCGAGCGACTGCTCACCGAGCACGTGAGCACGGTCTGCAAGCACTTCGGCAAGACGATCGTGAGCTACGACGTCGTGAACGAGACGATCGATCCCAAGACCGGCGAGATGCGCGTCAACGTCTTCACCGAGCGCCTGGGCGCGATGGACCAGGTCGACCTCATGTTCCGGCTCGCGAAGGAGCATGCGCCGCACGCGGAGCTGGTCTACAACGACTACATGAGCTGGGGCGCGGGCTACACGAAGCACCGTGCGGGCGTCCTGAAGCTCCTCGCGGAGTTCCGCAAGCGCGGAACACCGGTGACGGCCCTGGGCCTGCAGAGCCACATCGGCTCGACCGAAGACGGCGTCGAGCCGCCGACGGGTGACTCCCACGTGCGCGAGTGGCGCCGGTTCCTCGATGAAGTCACGGCCATGGGCTACGACCTGCTCATCACGGAGTTCGATGTGCACGATCGCCACTTCCCGAGCGATATCGCCGTGCGCGATGCGGCGGTCGCGTCGCTCGCGAAGACCTACCTCGATCTCACGCTGAGCTACCCGCGCCTGCACACGGTGATGACCTGGGGCCTCGCGGACAACGCGAGCTGGCTCCAGGACATGGATCGCCAGCCGCGCACGGACGGGATGCCCAAGCGGCCCTGCCCCTACGACGCGCAGCTCAAGGCGAAGCCGATGCGCACCGCGATGGCCGACGCGTTTCGCGCGATGCCCAACCGGAAATAG
- a CDS encoding NAD-dependent epimerase/dehydratase family protein: MRLLVIGGTGSFTARVTELATQRGHEVMIVTRGRRAFAVPLTVRALVAERSELRSHATELAAFAPEAVVDSICFEPERADDLVALFPAVKRVVLVSTVDVYGEDVGGMPVTEERVPAPVTPYATQKLACERIVLAGLGARATVVRPEHILGRTYLTASLWGRSPYVVDRIRKGKPVPIIDGGRNLITPVYALDIAHWVLATLENPLADGEVFNVVGGETITLRAYYECIARTLGTELRLVAIPSQVFARHVPAPTQFSVHRPFSCGKAMGRLRHRAIGTPQSMLDETVRYMLERGLVKDCAEHPIDDQVVDLALRHEDEWGRLLHGRPQ, from the coding sequence ATGAGACTCCTTGTCATTGGTGGCACGGGCTCCTTCACCGCACGCGTGACCGAGCTCGCGACCCAGCGGGGCCACGAAGTGATGATCGTCACGCGCGGGCGCCGTGCATTTGCCGTGCCGCTCACAGTGCGCGCGTTGGTCGCCGAACGCAGCGAGCTTCGTTCGCACGCGACCGAGCTCGCCGCATTCGCGCCCGAAGCCGTCGTCGATTCGATCTGTTTCGAGCCCGAGCGCGCCGACGACCTGGTCGCGCTGTTTCCCGCGGTCAAGCGCGTCGTGCTGGTGAGCACCGTCGATGTTTATGGAGAGGACGTGGGCGGCATGCCGGTCACCGAGGAACGCGTCCCGGCACCGGTCACGCCCTACGCCACGCAGAAGCTCGCATGCGAGCGCATCGTGCTCGCGGGGCTCGGTGCGCGCGCGACCGTCGTGCGGCCCGAGCACATCCTCGGCCGCACCTACCTCACGGCGAGCCTGTGGGGACGCAGCCCATACGTCGTCGACCGCATTCGCAAGGGCAAGCCCGTGCCCATCATCGACGGCGGCCGCAACCTCATTACGCCCGTCTACGCGCTCGATATCGCTCATTGGGTGCTCGCCACGCTGGAGAACCCGCTCGCCGACGGGGAGGTGTTCAACGTCGTGGGCGGCGAGACGATCACGCTGCGCGCCTACTACGAATGCATCGCGCGCACGCTCGGGACCGAACTACGACTCGTCGCCATTCCTTCGCAGGTGTTCGCGCGCCACGTGCCCGCGCCGACGCAATTCAGCGTGCATCGTCCGTTCAGCTGCGGGAAGGCCATGGGCCGCCTGCGGCACCGGGCCATCGGCACGCCGCAATCGATGCTCGATGAGACGGTCCGCTACATGCTCGAGCGCGGGCTGGTGAAGGATTGCGCGGAGCACCCGATCGACGACCAGGTGGTCGACCTCGCGCTTCGCCACGAGGACGAATGGGGCCGCCTGTTGCACGGTCGCCCGCAATAA
- a CDS encoding glycosyl hydrolase 115 family protein, giving the protein MSRWKSAFLSAALAVAPAPAFALGEEPFVAFEASAGAALLVDGDKVATLVTDSGEHEGVVRAAADLKADIERVTGAKPNHLRGVKAFGPHAIVIGTLGKSGFIDGLAQSGAIDVSAIRGQWEGFVIQAIKSPWSNEPILVIAGSDKRGTIFGIYTLSEQIGVSPWYWWADVPPAQHKRLYVPAATRVADKPVVQYRGIFLNDEEPALTGWAKEKYGGYNHKFYTKVFELILRLRGNYLWPAMWRSAFFDDDAQNGKLADEYGIVMATSHHEPMMRAHIEWHRHGNGPWDYTRNQDELRKFWRDGVSKTADYEKAITLGMRGDGDSPMESEANVALLEKIVADQRAIIANEYRTEPSKVLQVWALYKEVQEYYEKGMRVPDDVLLLWCDDNYGNNRRLPTPAERKRPGGAGIYYHFDYVGGPRSYKWLNVTPLPKIWEQMHLAWKYEANRLWIVNVGDLKPMEVPIEFFLTYAWNPSRWPADRLQEYLRLWAQREFGTAVAHDVADIVAKYAKYNGRRKPEALEPSTYSLLHYGEAERIVAEYNAIAERAEKIHALLPATHRDAFFQLVLYPARAGATVTELYVTAAMNRLHANQGRASANDLAARARELFALDAELERRYHQDIAGGKWNHMMSQTRMGYLYWNDPVRNVMPAVHDVRVSKAADMGVAVEGNEHAPPRWGQPRQALPVLDAYERRPRSLEVFNRGEEPFDYSVSASEPWITLSRRSGTVKRGERILVGARWDEIPPDAQPATVTVTGANGRRITVDVPVRAATSGASGFVETRGVVSIEAEHFSREIAPGGRKWLRIPDHGRTLSAMTTLPVESAPEGMALEYDVHLAKAGKVKVVTTFAPTQKFQPGEGLRFEVAIGDEPPQRVNMHADESRPYWSKTVLDGVAVFTTEHSVPRAGANVLRFRPLDPGIVLQKIVIDAGGLQPSYLGPPESPRITAR; this is encoded by the coding sequence ATGAGCCGCTGGAAATCGGCATTCCTTAGCGCGGCGCTGGCGGTTGCACCGGCTCCCGCTTTCGCGCTCGGCGAGGAACCCTTCGTCGCTTTCGAAGCATCCGCGGGGGCGGCTCTCCTCGTCGACGGTGACAAGGTCGCGACACTGGTCACCGACAGCGGCGAGCACGAAGGCGTGGTGCGCGCGGCCGCGGACCTGAAGGCGGACATCGAGCGCGTCACGGGAGCGAAGCCGAACCACCTGCGCGGAGTCAAGGCCTTCGGCCCGCACGCGATCGTGATCGGCACGCTCGGGAAGAGCGGCTTCATCGACGGCCTCGCGCAATCGGGCGCGATCGACGTCTCCGCCATCCGCGGCCAGTGGGAGGGCTTCGTGATCCAGGCGATCAAGTCGCCCTGGAGCAATGAGCCGATCCTCGTCATCGCGGGCAGCGACAAGCGCGGCACCATCTTCGGGATCTACACGCTCTCCGAGCAGATCGGCGTGTCGCCCTGGTACTGGTGGGCCGACGTGCCCCCGGCGCAGCACAAGCGCCTCTACGTTCCCGCCGCAACGCGCGTCGCGGACAAGCCCGTCGTGCAGTACCGCGGCATCTTCCTCAACGACGAGGAACCGGCGCTCACCGGCTGGGCGAAGGAAAAGTACGGCGGCTACAACCACAAGTTCTACACGAAGGTCTTCGAGCTGATCCTGCGGCTGCGCGGCAACTACCTGTGGCCCGCGATGTGGCGCTCGGCATTCTTCGACGACGACGCGCAGAACGGCAAGCTCGCCGACGAGTACGGCATCGTCATGGCGACCTCGCACCACGAGCCGATGATGCGCGCGCACATCGAGTGGCATCGTCATGGCAACGGTCCGTGGGACTACACCCGGAACCAGGACGAGTTGCGCAAGTTCTGGCGCGACGGCGTCAGCAAGACGGCCGACTACGAAAAGGCGATCACGCTGGGCATGCGCGGCGATGGCGATTCGCCGATGGAGAGCGAGGCGAACGTGGCGCTGCTCGAGAAGATCGTCGCCGACCAGCGCGCGATCATCGCCAACGAATACCGCACGGAGCCTTCGAAGGTGCTGCAGGTCTGGGCGCTCTACAAGGAAGTGCAGGAGTACTACGAGAAGGGCATGCGTGTGCCCGACGACGTGCTGCTCCTCTGGTGCGACGACAACTATGGGAACAACCGGCGCCTTCCGACGCCGGCCGAGCGCAAGCGCCCCGGTGGCGCGGGGATCTACTACCACTTCGACTACGTGGGCGGTCCGCGCAGCTACAAGTGGCTCAACGTCACGCCGCTCCCGAAAATTTGGGAGCAGATGCACCTCGCGTGGAAGTACGAGGCCAATCGTCTTTGGATCGTGAACGTGGGCGATCTCAAGCCGATGGAGGTGCCGATCGAGTTCTTCCTCACGTACGCGTGGAATCCTTCGCGCTGGCCGGCCGACCGCCTGCAGGAGTACCTGCGCCTCTGGGCCCAGCGGGAGTTCGGTACCGCGGTGGCCCACGACGTCGCCGACATCGTCGCGAAGTACGCGAAGTACAACGGGCGGCGCAAGCCCGAGGCGCTCGAGCCCTCCACGTACAGCCTGCTTCACTACGGCGAGGCCGAGCGGATCGTGGCCGAGTACAACGCGATCGCCGAGCGCGCAGAGAAGATCCACGCGCTGCTGCCGGCCACGCACCGCGACGCATTCTTCCAGCTCGTGCTCTATCCCGCGCGAGCCGGCGCGACGGTGACCGAGCTCTACGTCACGGCGGCGATGAATCGCCTGCACGCGAACCAGGGCCGCGCGTCGGCCAATGACCTCGCGGCGCGCGCCCGCGAGCTGTTCGCGCTCGATGCCGAGCTCGAGCGCCGCTATCACCAGGACATCGCGGGTGGAAAGTGGAACCACATGATGTCGCAGACCCGCATGGGGTACCTCTACTGGAACGACCCGGTGCGCAACGTCATGCCCGCGGTGCACGACGTCCGGGTATCGAAGGCCGCCGACATGGGCGTGGCGGTCGAGGGCAATGAACACGCGCCACCGCGGTGGGGCCAGCCGCGCCAGGCGCTGCCCGTGCTCGATGCCTACGAGCGCCGGCCGCGCTCCCTTGAAGTCTTCAATCGCGGCGAGGAGCCGTTCGACTATTCCGTCAGCGCGAGCGAGCCGTGGATCACGCTCTCGCGCCGCTCGGGAACGGTGAAACGCGGCGAGCGCATCCTCGTCGGCGCGCGCTGGGACGAGATTCCGCCGGACGCGCAGCCCGCGACGGTCACAGTGACCGGCGCGAATGGCCGCAGGATCACGGTGGACGTGCCGGTGCGCGCGGCTACATCGGGTGCATCGGGTTTCGTCGAGACGCGCGGCGTGGTGTCGATCGAGGCCGAGCACTTCTCGCGCGAGATCGCGCCCGGCGGCCGCAAGTGGCTGCGCATCCCCGATCATGGCCGCACGCTTTCGGCGATGACGACACTCCCGGTCGAATCCGCACCCGAGGGCATGGCGCTCGAGTACGACGTCCACCTCGCGAAGGCCGGCAAGGTGAAGGTCGTCACCACATTCGCGCCGACGCAGAAGTTCCAGCCGGGCGAGGGCTTGCGCTTCGAGGTTGCGATCGGCGACGAGCCGCCGCAGCGCGTGAACATGCACGCCGACGAATCGCGTCCGTACTGGAGCAAGACGGTACTCGACGGTGTGGCGGTCTTCACGACCGAACACTCGGTGCCTCGCGCGGGCGCGAACGTCCTGCGCTTCCGGCCGCTCGACCCGGGCATCGTCCTGCAGAAGATCGTGATCGATGCGGGCGGCCTGCAGCCGAGCTACCTCGGGCCTCCCGAAAGCCCGCGGATCACCGCTCGATGA
- a CDS encoding cache domain-containing protein: MNRFISFFTATFLAFASLTSFAQDAPRATTADAEAMVKKAIAHYKKNGKEKAIADFNKNPGPFVDRDLYVTVYTPDAMALAHINPKMVGKNMMELRDGDGKYHIKERMEAAQKAEKGWQDFTFFNPVSKKIEPKRMYWEKHDGLIFACGAYKA; this comes from the coding sequence ATGAATCGATTCATCTCGTTTTTCACCGCCACCTTCCTCGCGTTCGCATCACTCACGTCTTTCGCGCAGGACGCCCCGCGCGCCACCACCGCCGACGCGGAGGCCATGGTGAAGAAGGCCATCGCCCACTACAAGAAAAACGGCAAGGAAAAGGCCATCGCCGACTTCAACAAGAACCCCGGCCCGTTCGTCGACCGCGACCTCTACGTGACCGTCTACACGCCCGACGCCATGGCGCTCGCGCACATCAACCCGAAGATGGTCGGCAAGAACATGATGGAGCTGCGCGACGGCGACGGGAAATACCACATCAAGGAGCGCATGGAAGCTGCCCAGAAGGCCGAAAAAGGCTGGCAGGACTTCACGTTCTTCAACCCGGTCAGCAAGAAGATCGAGCCCAAGCGCATGTACTGGGAAAAGCACGACGGGCTGATCTTCGCCTGCGGAGCGTACAAGGCGTAA
- a CDS encoding methyl-accepting chemotaxis protein — MNLRNFSIGTRLALGFGSILAIMLAALVATTWFGERSRQSFGQALESARAKESTAAEMRTVSLAQSSSMRNIALHAEIKGMQADEERARKLGARYDELVSQLTRQQLSAAERAIVDELIQVDKALDVPLKEALALATGFRQEESAKVIMADIDPLVTRSQDGLERLIKLQNDANRVTIEAAESEAARARNGVVLLALAMSAVAVVVAWFTTRSITVPLGESVAIARRVSSGDLTARIEISGRDEPAQLQAALRDMNAGLGEMVRQIRGGAESIAVGAGEVAEGNLQLSSRTEEHASSLEETASTLEEFTSTVKQSADNAKKASELAMSASKKAHDSGEAVAGVVKTMQGVKSSSSRMAEIVGVIDGIAFQTNILALNAAVEAARAGEQGRGFAVVASEVRTLAQRSASSAKEIRSLIDDSVKGVEQGARQVESAGRTMEELVTTVQSVASIMGEIAAAGTEQSSGIEQINKAIAQMDHVVQMNASLVEEATAAASSMASQAGELARSVARFQVDGASDSATVAAGAAMIAAPRASRLAARSSATAPRTALAKASEGDSEWQEF, encoded by the coding sequence ATGAACCTCCGCAACTTCAGCATCGGTACCCGCCTCGCCCTGGGCTTCGGCTCCATCCTGGCGATCATGCTCGCCGCTCTCGTTGCCACGACGTGGTTCGGCGAGCGTTCGCGCCAGTCCTTCGGGCAGGCGCTCGAGTCCGCCCGCGCCAAGGAATCGACGGCCGCCGAGATGCGCACCGTCTCGCTCGCCCAGTCCTCGTCAATGCGCAACATCGCCCTGCATGCCGAGATCAAAGGCATGCAGGCCGACGAGGAGCGCGCGCGCAAGCTCGGCGCCCGCTATGACGAGTTGGTCTCCCAACTCACGCGCCAGCAGCTTTCTGCCGCCGAGCGCGCCATCGTCGACGAGCTCATCCAGGTGGACAAGGCCCTGGACGTTCCCCTCAAGGAGGCGCTCGCCCTGGCCACCGGCTTCCGCCAGGAAGAGTCGGCCAAGGTGATCATGGCGGACATCGACCCGCTGGTGACGCGTTCGCAGGACGGCCTCGAGAGACTCATCAAGCTGCAGAACGACGCCAACCGCGTCACCATCGAGGCGGCGGAATCCGAAGCCGCCCGCGCCCGCAACGGGGTGGTCCTGCTCGCCCTCGCGATGAGCGCGGTCGCGGTCGTGGTGGCCTGGTTCACGACCCGCAGCATCACCGTTCCCCTCGGCGAGTCGGTGGCCATCGCGCGCCGCGTCTCGTCGGGCGACCTCACCGCCAGGATCGAAATCTCGGGCCGCGACGAGCCGGCGCAACTCCAGGCGGCGCTGCGCGACATGAACGCGGGGCTGGGCGAGATGGTTCGCCAGATCCGCGGCGGCGCGGAGTCGATCGCAGTCGGCGCGGGCGAAGTCGCGGAGGGCAACCTGCAGCTCTCCAGCCGCACCGAGGAGCACGCGAGTTCGCTCGAGGAAACGGCCTCGACGCTGGAGGAGTTCACCAGCACGGTGAAGCAGAGCGCGGACAACGCGAAGAAGGCGAGCGAGCTCGCGATGTCCGCCTCGAAGAAGGCGCACGACAGCGGCGAGGCCGTGGCCGGCGTCGTGAAGACGATGCAGGGCGTGAAGTCGTCCTCGTCGCGCATGGCCGAGATCGTCGGCGTGATCGACGGCATCGCGTTCCAGACCAACATCCTCGCCCTCAACGCCGCGGTCGAGGCCGCGCGCGCGGGCGAGCAGGGCCGCGGCTTCGCGGTCGTCGCCTCCGAGGTGCGCACACTCGCGCAGCGCTCCGCCTCGTCGGCCAAGGAGATCCGCTCCCTCATCGACGATTCGGTGAAGGGCGTCGAACAGGGCGCGCGCCAGGTCGAGAGCGCCGGCAGGACCATGGAAGAGCTCGTGACCACCGTCCAGTCCGTGGCGTCGATCATGGGCGAGATCGCCGCGGCGGGCACCGAGCAGAGCTCGGGCATCGAACAGATCAACAAGGCCATCGCGCAGATGGATCACGTGGTGCAGATGAACGCCTCGCTCGTCGAGGAGGCCACCGCCGCGGCATCGAGCATGGCCAGCCAGGCCGGCGAGCTCGCGCGCTCGGTCGCGCGATTCCAGGTCGATGGCGCCTCGGATAGCGCCACCGTCGCGGCCGGGGCAGCGATGATCGCCGCTCCGCGGGCTTCGCGCCTCGCCGCCCGTTCGTCCGCTACGGCGCCACGCACAGCGCTGGCGAAGGCGTCTGAAGGCGACTCGGAGTGGCAGGAATTCTGA